In Mya arenaria isolate MELC-2E11 chromosome 1, ASM2691426v1, the genomic stretch CTTAAAATTTGCACTAATTTCAAGGAATACAACAGGATATACTgtgaacataaaatattttaaaagcatcagaaaatattaaagctgcactctcacagattgaaggtttttacaactttttaattgtttgtttttcgagCGAGccaattttgcaaaaatccatggaaagcagttatataagactgctgacaaaaattagatcgcagattaatttattatatttaagttcaaaaattgatgttttatgcatttttcctaaatcttatatcattggtttgcagatatttacacataaatatgctctttcccagacaaaaaataaaaagttgtaaaaatggtcaatctgtgagagtgcaactttaagcaATGGTAcgacaaaatagttttatatattaaacttaTCAATACTAGGGAAAGTTTAACTTagaaacaaagtgaaaataaacaCCATGAATCATATGACACTTCTGACTTACGAATTTATTTCCATTACGATCTCATCCCATTTGGCCTCCTTGGCCTTATTTCCGAGAGTGGCCCCTTTGAACTTTCCAAAAAGTGAATCATGTTGATTCAGTATTGTTGACAGAGCGGAGTGCCGCTCTGAATCGGTCCAATTGTTCGAGCGCTTCTTCAACTCGTTCATTTTGCGTTGTTTTGGCCACAGACGACCCCGATGATGACATAAGCTCGCGGTTCATCTTCCAGTTGAAGAGTATTTAGCGGAATATAACCGCTTACGCGAATGCAGATCGATAATAGTTGAGACTGAGTTAAAAACTCGGCTGAGAACGGTCTCAAAATATTTCGTGATCACCAAATTGAGTCGGATCTCAACTGagtcaaaaaaaaatctcaagtCAAATTTTGAGTTTaagtttgagattgagtttgagttCAAGGCCCCAGTATCACGAAAGaactcaaactcaatctcaaacttAAACTCAAAATTTGacttgagatttttttttgactCAGTTGAGATCCGACTCAATTTGGTGATCACGAAATATTTTGAGACCGTTCTCAGCCGAGTTttaaactcagtctcaactATTATCGATCTGCATTCGCGTAAGCGTTTATATTCCGCTAAATACTCTTCAACTGGAAGATGAACCGCGAGCTAATGTCATCTTCGGGGTCGTCTGTGGCCAAAACAACGCAAAATGAACGAGTTGAAGAAGCGCTCGAACAATTGGACCGATTCAGAGCGGCACTCCGCTCTGTCAACAATACTGAATCAACATGATTCACTTTTTGGAAAGTTCAAAGGGGCCACTCTCGGAAATAAGGCCAAGGAGGCCAAATGGGATGAGATCGTAATGGAAATAAATTCGTAAGTCAGAAGTGTCATATGATTCATGGtgtttattttcactttgtttctAAGTTAAACTTTCCCTAGTATTGATacgtttaatatataaagcCATTTTGTGGTACCATtgcttaaagttgcactctcacagattgaccatttttacaactttttattttttttgtctgggaaagagcatatttatgtgtaaatatctgcaaaccaatgatataagattgctgacaaaaattcaaatcgtagatttttatatttccgtttgaaaattaatgatttatgggttaaaccgttactaatagtttaggaaaaatgcataaaacatcaatttttgaacttaaatatattaaattaatctgcgatctaatttttgtcagcagtcttatataactgctttccatggatttttgcaaaattggctcgttcgaaaaacaaacaattaaaaagttgtaaaaaccttcaatctgtgagagtgcagctttaatattttctgatgcttttaaaatattttatgttcacAGTATAATATGCTGTTGTATTCCTTGAAATTAGTGCACATTTTAAGATTCAAGAGCAGTATCCCAGGACGATATATAAATTTGTGTCTAATTTCACTACACTCTATTTTGTTACAACTAAAGTGCATGCCTGacattattgtgttaaatggtCTACATTTGTATAATGTGATTTTCAgtaagtgtttcattttttgtatatgatgttGTACTCCTACTTCAGCTGTGGTGGTACACGCAGAACTGTGGAAGAGGTCCGGAAGATGTACCAGAACTCAAAGCAACggggtaaataaaaaaattaacagaACAATGCAGCTTTAGGCCATTTTCtatgataaaatgttatatgaatttAGTTCTTGAAAACAGTAAAATCTGTATACCTAAGATCCTCTATAATGCAGTAAAGTTTAtggatataataataaagttgaaaaataaagttaaaaaaaaaaactatatcaGTTCTATTTGTTTTCCATGATAATGAACTTTTCTCAACTGTAATACAATATCAGAACATGTATTCACACAAATGTTAATAAAGGAACACTATTACactaaatcattttatatataaggtAATTATCACAATATTGAGGAATAAGTGATGTATCCAAACCAATGTTCATGTGAAGTATGTTTATCTtgcaaattggaaaaaaaatcagttaaatatttgcttttctgtttaaagctgcactctcatagttatatcatttttacaactttttatttttttatcttggaaggAGCaaactttttgcataaatatctgcaagccgataatataaaattgctgacaaaaaaaatcagattgtagattttcatatttccgttcgaaaatatatgttttaaggcTTAATAGTtcttaacggtttaagaaaaatgcttaaaacatcaaattttgaactttaatatgaaaatctgcaatctaattttttgtcaccagtcctttataactagtttccatgTATTTGGATAAAATTcgctagttccaagacaaaaaataaaaaaaagatttcaaaacattcaatctgtgagagtgcagagatttcaaaacattcaatctgtgagagtgcagctttaatgtcttGTTAATAATTGACAATTTTCAGCAATTTGGTATTttactagtgaaatattgttctGGAAATTGACAAAAATTCACTTTTGTGTTCTGTCCATTGTTTTGGGCACAATATTTCACTCATGCATGATACTTGTTATGATTTCTTGTGTCTACTTTGTTGTAGATCATGACAGCTCTCAACCTGGAACTGGTGCATGTGGCAGGATCAATGAAAACATTACATGTAAgtgttattcaatttaaacatgtgTAAATTCAGGTTGGCAAAAGTTATGAAATGATACAAGGAAAGTTCTTGTTCCGGTTTTATCAGTACAAGCAAAATATAGAGGTTTGGTCCAatgttgtttcattattttgcttgaatacatatttgaaaaaaagtatattatccataacttttgtaatgtttttcaGCTGCGGAATGTATACAGACTACAAGTACCTGTGCAAGTGGCAGTGCTTTGATGTCTTCGTCAACAGGTATGTGATGTCATTGCTAGGGATTGGTTTCGGCACGACAATGTCAAGTAGCATTGATGGAAAGtaatgaaaattggtatgttaGTAGCTTATAAGTGAAACTATCTTAATATTGCTTTTGATTGTGTTTGGTTCAAGTTCAAGATCACTGTAACTGTAAAATATAGAAAACTGAAAAGCGTCTGCCCAATTACTTTAGTCCTCTGCATTTACCTAACTGATACATAAAGTTAATAGGCTATAATTGCTTATATTAAAAACCCTATTTTTTCAGAATGAGTTAAGTGTTTAAACATGCATAATCTAATAATCTGatattttaaagacaattttatCTATTAAAGCAATATATGGAAATTACTAGTATTGAGAATAGGATAACAATATGaacacaaatttaaatgttcatgtcTATTCCTCAGTTTATTACGTTTATTaggttgtttatttatttttcagatgaaGTTCCATGTGTATTTGTAGAGAAAATGCAGAGGAAATGTATGTCATTTTGGgcatagtttgtatttaattataggAAGAAAACCACAGTCTAGTTATTTTCATGAGTCTCCTTCACTTCATAATGTGCTGAAACTATATAACTGACTCTATCTATCCTTTTTCCATGgttcttttcatttattatgtttatcagGCTTTTGAAGGTCATTACTTTGGATCTTTTACAGCTCGAAAACGATCAACTGATGTGGACGAACTGTATGAGCTGGAAAAGAAGAGAGCTAGAGTAGAACTGCAGTTGGCCGAGAACCGAGTAGCCCATGAGAATGAGTTATTTGAACTGAAAAAAGCAATACTTGAAAAAAACCTTGAACAAGTGTTTAGCAAAAGTTCTATCATACCATTTAATGAATTGTAAACcctttatttattcaattttctgtaaaaaaaattgtaagtCATTGAAACTGTTATAGCTATGTTatagtcatataaaataaattaaaatcttaaGTTTTAAGAATAGATGTAGTGGACCGACTGATCgctcttaatcattaagatttttattCCAGTCATATTACTGACTAAGAATATAACCACGTTATTAGagacattttaaaagtaaaatgacGCAGGAATTGTGTAGTGGATGAGTCGGTGGCAGTGTTGTCAGCTTTTAGCAACTGCAAAAGattaattttttaataattaggCATAGAATTAATGATTACCTGTCATCAGTtttattggctgtaaatgtaggttatGTTCTAATTTATCTAATTATAGTATCAATACACTTATTTTTACAACTAAAATTGAAAAGTCTACTGAATTTGtgaatatcaattatttaaacaaaattatttgcaatatgTCATTAGTTCTTTGTATGTAGTTGTGTTCATATATTCGAGAATTCATCTTGTATTACTTTGCTGAACATGATGttcaacacaaaataatgtGAAGAACTTTGTTATCTATAGCATGTGAACAGTGAAATGAAAAGCTATAAAAGTGTACACTTTAGAAACAGTTAAACAAGTAGCTAGAATGGTATTTCCATTTAATTCTTTGATACTATTCAGACTTTGCCTTATGCCTTAGTCCTTTCACAAGCAGCAAATACAACTTTAACAGTATCAATGATTATATTCAAGTTCTAGAGATGACTACCTTATCATGCCTATCGAAATATGTGTATGGCTACTGTTGTCGTTTGGATTGTTGGTGGCAAAATTGCAACCATTTTAGATTAagttacttttttgttttgaagctATTGAAAACAAGATATGCATTTCTTTGAACAGGATAGTACACCACATCTCCCTCTGTTGTACTGAACATGTGTTGTCAAGCAATGTTATATAAACCATATGTGGAGCAGTTATACATGTCAAGACTGAATGTCagaattgatatttcttttttgtatgcCAGGGAATTATTAAGTTGTAAATGCAGTGTTTTCATGTGAATTCACTTGTACAGATTGTCATTTTTTGTGTAGTCTTGACTGCTCCATTGATATGATTCTGAATTAGAGTTTTATTCTGCAAAGGATATTTGTTCAGATAAGCAATTATTAACTTGAAATTTTGTTAAGAAATGTTACCATGGAGACCAATCACTGTTTTGCCATGACCTAaattgtgattgttaaagtaaaagctgtctatattttaatgtcatataaTCAAAGAGAAAACATCCAAAATAGTGCTAAGCATCTTCATGCTTGAATTCTGACAGTATTGTGAGATACTGTGGAAATCAATGGCATTGGAGTAAATCAAttagattttattgtttattattagtacctcaaaactgatattttaatggtTATGGGCTCAAACTATTCATGTATATTGTGCACTTATGGCATGTACATTTTGAGAAACTTGAAGAAATTGATGTTTGTGACAATTGTAAACCCTATTTCCATATGAATTAGTGCATGTTCAATAGCCATACCGAACTGTCATTGTCAAGTATAAGCATATACACCATTAAACAATACACTCCAAAAAATGCCGATTCTGATTCGAATTAGtttgatgtaaaaatatgatatgcttatatttgttcaaaataattgagttaAACGTAGTTATATTATTGTATCATCGATGTTTTAGTAGTGGTTTTTCTCCTGataaattaaagtaaatttgtaaataatgttgttaGACTGTATTTTCCGtctttaaactttgaaaaataaatacaaacgcAAGTACAGTTCGAAATGAAACTGGTTCATTGTATATTTACCACTTAGTATCGTATTACTTATACAGCCAGCTTGAAATTACAATCAATTAACGCAGATATACTACTCTTCTACTGATTCAGTACactttacaaaaaatatgtcGTGCTGACAAAGTCCCTAAAGGCATTCCCTGCAACATCAACCGGTTGGTTCGGTGCATCTGGGTGATTGTCGGACTCGACCACAAAGCGTCCAAATGAGTCTCCCCGCTTAATCCCGATGTTGTGCAGGATGGCACACGCCATTGTCGTCCTGCAAGCCTTCATCTCGGATGTCCTTATCCCGTACGACATAACTGCAAACCTCCTCTTTAAAACACCAAACGTTTGCTCGATGATGACTCTAGTTTTACAGAGTGATCTGTTAAATCTGAAATCATTCAGAATTTGGTTGGTAAGAAcgtatttttaacataaatctttatataaaataacaattataatatcttTGACTAGAAAGCTCCATAATTATGTCATGTCGGAATTACATCATTAAAACTAACACGACTGAACATGACCGGCAATACCTCTCCTGTGTCTGAGTCTGGGGGTTCAGGTATGGCGTCATCAAGTACTTCTTACATGCATAGCCACTATCTCCTAGCAACACTCCATCCATTCCTGCAAAAGTCAGTTCCCTTTCAAAGAGTATGTAGTGCAGTACATTAATTGTTATGCAAAATAAGTACGGGCCGGTGCTTTGCTTGAAGTACAATGGTCATGTTGTACGtcatttataattgaaacaacaaaacgattttcatatataacttgGTATAAATACCATTCTCCAACTGTGCACATAATCTGCTTTCCCTAAATATACGGCTGTCGTGTACGCTCCCGGGCCACTTGGCTACGACATCCATGATGATGAAACGAGCATCGCATACCATCTGTCacctgaaaaaatattaaaattataaagtaacttttaaaatcaacaccACCAACATACCTGTTTGGACAACCTATATGATGgggatgaaaacattttaatttgatgattcatttatttcattcgttttttttatcatatggtaatgaaaaattattaaaCCTGAACGTTCACTGAATGGAACCCTTTTCGATTTACGAAATCTGCTTCGTTATGTGTTGGTGCTCTGATGCGGACATGTGTGCAGTCTATGCACCCAAACACGTTCGGGAATCCTGAAAAGTAAGATAGCACAAAATGCAATTAACAGTAAACAAGTATTGCATGTATGTggttttaaatgaacattaatGCAATGTTATGATTCATCAAGTTATTTAAGGCAAGGGGCGTAACTGTCGAAACTAGCATGCAGCATTAAGAGAGTTGAACCTTCACTAGGTAACGGCATTTCCGGAAGTTTACATTAATTACATTAGCAACCAATCAAAACGgtaattaatataaaagtttaatacCCGCAATGCTGTAAAATTCCTTCTTCTTTATTCTTATCTGTGCATCATCAACAGGCATGCTTATAAACCTGTTAATGTGCCTGCATAATGCGTTGGTAACCCTGTCTATGGCACGCCCCACAGATGGACGGGAAATTCCATGAATCTCGGCAATTAATAAATGGTGAGCTCCCGTGGCGAAAAATTGAAGAGTTACAAGCACAGAGAGCAGAGGTGGTAGTGGCAAGCTTCGTCTTGTTACAGCATCAagttcattaaaaacaacacccaCTATCATTACGATTGTTTCAGGATAAAATCGGTATCTCTCCCGAACTTCCACTCTTGATAATCTCTCCAACGGGTTGGCCCTGTCTTTAAACACTCTTGGAACCCGCTGTTGACCATACATAGCGATTCTCTGCAGACGCTTGAATCTATCTACATAGTTGTCGGCCATTTTTGAGTttgagacaaaaaatgagaGTGCTACAAGGCTGTCTCAAATGTTAAGCTTGATTTTttgagtttgagattgagtttgagattgagtTTTTTTGTGAACACTGAAATGAGTTTCGACTTAAAATGAGTCCTGTTTTGAGTTCATTCTTTGAGATTGAGTCAGAGATTTGTCTTAAGTTCTTTCGTGATACTGGGGCCAGGTCTTACTGTTCAAGACGAAATGAGGTTGTGACCATCAAGCTCAAAGCTGTGGAGAAAGATGTCTGGCCGGGAGTCATACTGATGTTATGATTTACTGATGTTGTTGCCAACACTTTGTTGCACAACCATTcactacaactaccacaacGAACAATGTACTGATAATGCAGGTGaatataattttagaataacCATCAGATATCTAGAAAATTTAAGCTGAGTGTCATTTTTTTGGTCCAAAAGcctatgatcttttgtcagatcAATAATCATACTTAAAACAACAAGCATCAATGctgtttgaaaacttttttcatttttgtttcattcagcTTAAGACTTTTGTTTGTCTAGATGATACatcatacattttaaagaaaaaacaacactcattgccaaatacaatacattctttattttgTCTCTAATTTCAGCTGTATTTcttattgattgtttaaaatatgttagttGATAGGTATTTTGGAGTATTCAAGGTTTGAATTTATGATTAGCATATATGTGAACATTTGCAGAAAATTTGAGCTACCTTTGTGAAAGAGGCCAAGAGAGGATTTGATGGTGGAGTTTCAGATGACACAATGCTGACTATTACAACCCAGCTGATTTTGCTTCCTACAGGCAAAAGAAGGAAGtcttcacttttattttaaacaattcagttTTAATGCCACCAATATGTCAAGATAAAATGTAATTGAACAGATTGAAATTACACCAACTTCCTTCATTAACACAAACTATCTGTGTACCTGGACCATCAGCTTGAACAGTATACTACTTCAACTACCATTTCCTCATATTCAAACATTACAAGAAAGGTCTGAAAggcaatcatactaaatgaagAATGATAAACTCCTGTGTTATAAATTCTGCTGAAACTTGAGATGACCAGTATGTACAGACAGTGCcaaatttattgcatttattacttGTGTCTTATCTGACAGTGCTCTTTGCATAGATATTGTACTTGAAGTTaactatgactttatcaaaATCTTAGATGCGATTTTTCACTCTGTATTGATGTTCACATACTTCAATTTCTGTTGCCATACCAGTGTCACTAACAGATAATCTagatgaatttgtttttatttatttctaccaCTGTTGTCTGTGAACATTTTCATATCATATAGTTAGTACACTTCATTATATACAGGGCAGTCAATGTCTTATTTCCGATAACAACTCAGCAATAAGCCTTTTGACATTTCTGCTTTGAATTgtctatatatttttcatttctttctaaGTTTGAAGTCTAATCACTGTTAAAAAACAGGCTCTAATTATGGCTGCCTAGAAATGTCTTCcaaattgataattaattaaaataacaataacctaATGCCCTTATGGAAACATATTCCAAACATTCATTAACagctatgaaattatttttggacAAACCTTTTTGCAGTTTACTGCCTTAAACAAATCCAGATTTTCCCCCAACCAAATGCACTGCttaacttataaataaattatttttagctcgactattcgaagaataggtgggctatactactcgctccagcgtcggcgtccaggtaaagttttagggcaagttgggattttcacttataagtccaataccctacattcaattgacttaatacttcatgaagttgttcagggccatcacatgatgaggttagttaactccatattattctttaaacaGATCATGGCCCCtgatggaacttaggttaaagttttagggcaagttggaatatttattaataacttctatatcctttgttcaaatGAACTAATagttcacacagttgttcaggaccatcacacaatgaggttacataactccatattatcctaaatacaagttatggcccctgattgacttaggtaaaagttttagggcaggttaagttttagggcaagttgggattttcactacaaactccaataccattcattcaattgacttaatacttcatacagttgttcagagccatcacataatgaggttagataactccatattattctttacacagattatggcccctgattgactatggaacttaggttaaagttttagggcaggttaggatattgtttaataacttctatacccttcattcaattgacttaatacttcacacaattgttcaggaccatcacccaatgaggtcacataactccatatcctaaatacaagttatggcccctgattgacttaggttaaagttttaggcaagtaaaagttaagggcaagttgggattttaataaaaaaaacttctataccgttcattaaatgcacttaataaaattcaaaattatttaagaccatcttacaacaagaaacataactccattttaagccttaatacaaattatggcccttgatttatttatttttatttttgtctaatttccttcttaaccacattttcataatgggaaatcaagttatttaaatgacttgcgtcattgtttgggcggactggtgggagggcagcatcaaagtcaacttatgtatcgaataatttcaggtaggtttgacataaagagaccaaacttggtattattacatcgttattgtattctaagtcaaagcggtgtagtcgagcgcgctgtcttacgacggctcttgttgacatattgtaatcattttcactcattgcatattttttctGCTACAATGTTATAGCGTTTTCATGTGTATCATTTAGatgcattgttttcacattattacTTCACTCATGATTCAGTGCTTatctcattttatgtaaatttctttttgttcaattgtaaataatgacaaatgctGCTCAAAA encodes the following:
- the LOC128237495 gene encoding putative nuclease HARBI1 translates to MVCDARFIIMDVVAKWPGSVHDSRIFRESRLCAQLENGMDGVLLGDSGYACKKYLMTPYLNPQTQTQERFNRSLCKTRVIIEQTFGVLKRRFAVMSYGIRTSEMKACRTTMACAILHNIGIKRGDSFGRFVVESDNHPDAPNQPVDVAGNAFRDFVSTTYFL